DNA from Triticum aestivum cultivar Chinese Spring chromosome 7D, IWGSC CS RefSeq v2.1, whole genome shotgun sequence:
ATGCACATAATTTGGATTTCCTTCCATTATTTGAGgaatataataaaaataaaaagacaTGCATATCAAGTAGACAGTCTATAGATGGATCATCTATGTGTTGTGATGTGAACTTCGAGCTTCATTCCGCCCTCACAGTCTCCAGGTTTGCTGCTGATGGCGTACATGGGGCCTTGGCTACTGAGCTCGAGCTTGTCGTAGCCAGAGGTATATGTATCGTCCCCGACAGCACCAGCCCTGCAGAAGAACTCCTCGTCTTTATTCACTATCACCACGTTATGCATCTTCGGATTatacttgaacactgcatcaatgGAAACATGGTCAGTTCCATATATACACTCCTTATTGCTTAGCATTCAACCAGGGCCTACTAATTAAAGAACAAGTTTATGGATCTTATAACAAGGGCCTATTGATTAGTGTGTCATGTGCTCTAATGCATCGTTCGTCTAACAATTTCTCCTGTAACTAAAATTTCAATTACGCAATGATCTAGAACAAGATCGATATCTCATGGCTAGGACTCCAGATGCTAGGGTGATACAAATTATTTCCATCACGTGAGACATATAATACTGTATAACATTTTATACTTTGAAACAAACATTCATGTGCATCAAAATTAACGATTATCTACCATACTCACCAAGCACGTCACCAGGGTAGAAGGTCTTGTTCTTCTCCCAGCCATGAACACCAAAGGTCCATCCCTTCCAACCTCCAACTATCCACTCCGTCTTGCTAAAACCACTGGTTGCCAAGCACAGGGTTAGCACCAACCCAAGAGCAACGGCGCCAGTGCTGCTCATGCTTCTACCTAGTGCCATTGCCGCTTTTTTCACTACTAAAGCTCACAAGTGAATTTGATTTGCGTTGGTGGGGAAGGGAAACCCACCATATTTAAAGGCTCCTGATCAAGGTTCAGTCACTCATGCAATATTTGAAATTAACTGTACTAATTAAGAAGTAAAGACATTTACTTTTGATTTGTTCCAAGATACAAGAGCTATATATCTAGGAAAATCTGCATTTAATTTGCTGCGCATTTAATTTTAATATTTCAAGATCATATATACTCCAGTAAATGTGAGTGAGTAATTTTATTATATATACTCCAGTAAATGTGAGTGAGTAATTTTATTATATATACTCCAGTAAATGTGAGTGAGTATATTTCAAGAGTATAATTTTTAAGATATATACAAAGTAAATGTAAGAGATTTTATTATTTCTAATAAATGTGAGTGAGTAAATTTCATATTCAACCACACCTCTCCTTTTGTGAGGTCCATTTACTATGAGATATGTTAAAAAAAATTGTTATTTCGAATTGTtttcttttattgcattagatataTTGAGTAATTCCAAGGGATGGAAAGATTAGGATATACACCTTCAAAAAGATAAATTTAATCCTTTTATCAGGCTACACGTAGAAATAGTCTCGTATTGTAGTTTGCAACTGTGGTCAAAAGGAAGATCAAGgacgcctctcgttttcctcccctaACCCTAGGCGGCTAGCGCAAACTCTCCCCACCAAGCTTCACTGGCGAGCCCGTGGATTCGCCTTCCCTCTGCCTGCCACTCCGGTGGCCAATGGCGGGAAGGGAATCCCGTTGCATCTGCTctggttagtagtttaggttaggtgTTTTTAGTCCTCACGGGTGTGACACTCGGGCGAATGATGGTGCTTTTTCTTTGAGTTTGTCTGCCAGCCTTCGATCCTTCTCGAGTTCGTCCGGCTAGAAGCTCCGACGTAGATTCCTGACGTCTCCTTGGGACACTGGGTTAGGGTTTCTTGTCATGTGACGAGATTTGGTGTCAGATGCTTCAGATCTATGCAAGGGTTCAACAGCGACGAATGTGGCTCTagggcgctggtccttaggggcacatgcACGATGACTTCCCGGCTGTCATCGATAAAATCAAGCCGCCTCCGGTAGGGGAGCGCCGACAACATCCCGTCAACTACTCGTTTAGACTGCAATAGTGGTCGTTCGGTGGTCTCGGAATCTCGATATAAACTCATTGAAAAAAGATGATGAAACGTGACGTCTATATCTCGCATTTAGCGAGACGGTAGGATATCTCACTGAAGCGGCTATGGTAATCTGGCCGGCCCATTGGCGCACGGTTAAAGTAAAAAAGGAAGGGAAAGGAGAGCACGAGGGATCAATTCCTGGAGCTCCAGGAAGACAGTGAGCGCTGCTAGCCACCGCGCCCACCCTACTGTCCGTGTTAAGTAACGGGGGCGCGGCCTACTTGAAGCGAGTCAAGCCTATTTTATCACCTTTTTTTTTTATCTTTgtatctttttcttttctttctttctttcttttttcttctccaggGTTTTCAGTTTTCTTTAttctattttcattttttttctttggtttattttatttttttggttttctttgtttcttttggttttcattatatatctttgtatatgtcaacaacattttCCTAATACACGTTTAACACTTTTGCAAGACAAATTTAATTTTTTAATACGTGGTCAACATTTTCTCTAGCGGTCCTCGTAAAACACCGATCCGCAAAATTCGTTTACAGTTAGCGAAAAAATGGTGTTGTAGGCCGACGCGGGCTGGGGCTGAGCAGACCCCGCGTAGCCGACCCGTAAGACGGCATATTCAATATGTTGTTTTACGGGTCAGCTACGCGGAGTCAATATGCTGCTTTACGGGTCGGCTACATGGGGTCTGCTCAGTCGCAGCCCGCGTCGGCCCGCAAACTGAAACCCCCAGATTAGCCAATTTGATAACATTCCGACGATGGAGTCCAAATTCGAAGAATAAAACATAGTTCGCGCGTAAATAAAAGCATAGTTTTCTACGACAAACGTAAAAGGACTTCATGCAAAAGCAACAACCACGTCCATCATCATCTTGGTAGCTTTTCACCCATCGTCATGATCTTCATTCTGCACCACCGCCATCGATGCCATCACCGCCTCCGAGTCTATCACCGGCACTTGTTCCAACTCCGGCACCGAAAGCATCGCCGGGCGCACTGAAAGCGTCAGCGGCACTAGTTCCAACTCCTGATGGAAAAACATCACCGGCACCGAAACACCCACCGGCCGCCGCTAGAATCCTCCTCTTCAAGATGTCTCTCCTTGCTATATCATGCCATTCtttgatgatgtcgtccatgtcatcGCAGTTCAATGTCATGATCCTGTTCTCCTCGGGAAGAAGCTTGGCCATGGCTTTGGTCTCATTGGCAaagactcttctctcctcaatggccgCCTTACGCAACCCCTCGTCCTTGAGCAATTGCCACTTCTCTTGCTTCTCTcgtgccttcttctcggccaactctttctttgCCTCCAATGTCTTCGCCAACATCAActcatttgattgcaccatggcatccaTCTTGTCCCGCAAGCTCGATGCCTCGTGTTCCCTCTTGAtcttctcccttgtcctcttgTCTCCATCGGGCTTGTTCAAATTTCGTGGTCCATCATCATCGTCCATGTTCGTAAGTTAACCTCTCTTCGGTGGGGACTCTTTCTCAATCAACTTCCACTTGTCACACACTTTTAGCAAttcccaacaatgctctagtttaaa
Protein-coding regions in this window:
- the LOC123164742 gene encoding basic blue protein-like, which gives rise to MALGRSMSSTGAVALGLVLTLCLATSGFSKTEWIVGGWKGWTFGVHGWEKNKTFYPGDVLVFKYNPKMHNVVIVNKDEEFFCRAGAVGDDTYTSGYDKLELSSQGPMYAISSKPGDCEGGMKLEVHITTHR